Proteins encoded within one genomic window of Pigmentiphaga sp. H8:
- a CDS encoding OmpA family protein, with translation MSTRAFKMFVVASVVAVVSACSSPVKLDESSNVPVEDRSGQNTGANPNGVARVDTTQQGLDPLNDPKGVLAQRSVYFDFDSYVVKDQYRPIVENHSRFLNNNRNRKVVIEGNTDDVGSSEYNLALGQRRSEAVRRMMVLLGVRDDQVEAISFGKEKLKSTGTDEASRAENRRADIAYR, from the coding sequence ATGTCTACTCGTGCATTCAAAATGTTCGTCGTGGCGAGCGTTGTCGCGGTAGTCTCGGCTTGCAGCAGCCCCGTCAAGCTCGATGAGAGCAGCAACGTCCCGGTCGAAGACCGCTCCGGCCAGAACACCGGCGCCAACCCCAACGGCGTCGCCCGCGTCGACACCACCCAGCAGGGCCTGGATCCGCTGAACGATCCCAAGGGCGTGCTGGCCCAGCGTTCGGTGTACTTCGACTTCGACAGCTACGTGGTCAAGGACCAGTACCGTCCCATCGTCGAAAACCACTCGCGCTTCCTGAACAACAACCGCAACCGCAAGGTCGTGATCGAAGGCAACACCGACGACGTCGGCAGCAGCGAATACAACCTGGCCCTGGGCCAGCGCCGTTCCGAAGCCGTGCGCCGCATGATGGTGCTGCTGGGCGTGCGCGACGACCAGGTCGAAGCCATCAGCTTCGGCAAGGAAAAGCTCAAGTCCACCGGCACGGATGAAGCCTCGCGCGCCGAGAACCGCCGCGCCGACATCGCCTACCGCTAA
- the ruvA gene encoding Holliday junction branch migration protein RuvA encodes MIGRLTGTLVEKQPPTVCLDVNGVGYELDVPMSTLYSLPELGARVTLLTHLAIREDAHVLYGFGTAAERVTFRELIKVSGVGAKIALAVLSGMTVAELSQAVTLQEAGRLTRVPGIGKKTAERLLLELKGKLGADLGAAAGHVVADGQTDILNALVALGYSEREAVASVKNLPAGVGVSEGIKQALKALAR; translated from the coding sequence ATGATCGGACGCCTGACCGGAACGCTGGTCGAGAAACAACCGCCCACCGTCTGCCTGGACGTGAACGGCGTGGGCTATGAACTGGACGTGCCGATGAGCACGCTGTATTCCCTGCCCGAACTCGGGGCCCGGGTGACGCTGCTCACCCACCTGGCCATACGCGAGGATGCCCACGTGCTGTACGGTTTCGGCACCGCGGCCGAACGCGTCACCTTCCGCGAACTCATCAAGGTCAGCGGCGTAGGCGCCAAGATCGCGCTGGCCGTGCTGTCGGGCATGACGGTAGCCGAGCTGTCGCAGGCCGTCACCCTGCAGGAGGCCGGCCGCCTGACCCGCGTGCCGGGCATAGGCAAGAAGACGGCCGAACGGCTGCTGCTGGAACTCAAGGGCAAGCTGGGCGCCGACCTGGGGGCCGCGGCCGGCCACGTGGTGGCCGACGGCCAGACCGACATTCTCAACGCGCTCGTGGCGCTGGGCTATTCCGAACGCGAGGCCGTGGCCTCGGTGAAGAACCTGCCGGCCGGCGTGGGCGTCTCGGAAGGCATCAAGCAGGCGCTCAAGGCGCTGGCCCGCTAG
- the purH gene encoding bifunctional phosphoribosylaminoimidazolecarboxamide formyltransferase/IMP cyclohydrolase, which produces MKIERALLSVSDKSGIVDFARALHDRGVQLLSTGGTAKLLAQAGLPVQEVSDYTGFPEMMDGRVKTLHPKIHGGLLARRDAQAHLDAIAGHGIGRIDLLVVNLYPFRETVAKPDCTFADAVENIDIGGPAMLRAAAKNHGTEAGGVTVVIDPADYAQVLKEMDATGATSYALRLNLAKKVFAHTASYDGAIANYLTSLTDAPAQEAVPAREAYPEILSFQAAKSQAMRYGENPHQSAAFYRDTAPAAGLLANYRQLQGKELSYNNIADADAAWECVRTFDAPACVIVKHANPCGVAVSTDALHAYQQAFKTDPTSAFGGIIAFNRPVDAATAQAVSKQFVEVLLAPAYEAGALEIFAAKQNVRLLEIPMGDGVNAFDVKRVGGGWLVQQPDSFNVARDQLKVVTKVAPTEAQMDDLLFAWKVAKFVKSNAIVFVGGGMTLGMGAGQMSRVDSARIASIKAENAGLSLKGSAVASDAFFPFRDGLDVVVDAGASCVIQPGGSMRDAEVIAAADERGIAMVLTGTRHFRH; this is translated from the coding sequence ATGAAAATCGAACGCGCGCTTCTTTCCGTTTCCGACAAATCCGGCATCGTCGACTTCGCCAGGGCCTTGCACGACCGCGGCGTGCAGTTGCTGTCCACCGGCGGCACGGCCAAGCTGCTGGCCCAGGCCGGCCTGCCCGTGCAGGAAGTCTCCGACTACACCGGCTTTCCCGAGATGATGGACGGCCGCGTCAAGACGCTGCATCCGAAGATCCACGGCGGCCTGCTGGCCCGCCGCGACGCCCAGGCGCACCTGGACGCCATCGCCGGCCACGGCATCGGCCGCATCGACCTGCTGGTGGTGAACCTCTATCCCTTCCGCGAGACCGTCGCCAAGCCCGACTGCACCTTCGCCGACGCCGTCGAGAACATCGACATCGGCGGGCCGGCCATGCTGCGCGCCGCGGCCAAGAACCACGGCACCGAAGCGGGCGGCGTCACGGTCGTCATCGATCCGGCCGACTACGCCCAGGTGTTGAAGGAAATGGATGCCACCGGCGCCACGTCCTACGCCCTGCGCCTGAACCTGGCCAAGAAGGTGTTCGCCCATACCGCCTCGTACGACGGCGCGATCGCCAACTACCTGACCAGCCTGACCGACGCGCCGGCCCAGGAGGCCGTGCCGGCGCGCGAGGCCTATCCCGAGATCCTGAGCTTCCAGGCCGCCAAGAGCCAGGCCATGCGCTACGGCGAGAACCCGCACCAGTCCGCGGCCTTCTATCGCGACACCGCGCCGGCCGCCGGCCTGCTGGCCAACTACCGCCAGTTGCAGGGCAAGGAGCTTTCCTACAACAACATCGCCGACGCCGATGCCGCCTGGGAATGCGTGCGCACCTTCGACGCGCCGGCCTGCGTCATCGTCAAGCACGCCAACCCGTGCGGCGTGGCGGTGTCGACCGACGCGCTCCACGCCTACCAGCAGGCGTTCAAGACCGATCCCACGTCCGCCTTCGGCGGCATCATCGCCTTCAACCGCCCCGTGGACGCCGCCACCGCGCAGGCGGTCAGCAAGCAGTTCGTCGAAGTGCTGCTGGCCCCCGCCTACGAGGCCGGCGCGCTGGAGATCTTCGCCGCCAAGCAGAACGTGCGCCTGCTCGAAATCCCGATGGGCGACGGCGTGAACGCCTTCGACGTCAAGCGCGTGGGCGGCGGCTGGCTGGTGCAGCAGCCCGATTCGTTCAACGTCGCGCGCGACCAGCTCAAGGTCGTCACCAAGGTCGCACCCACCGAGGCCCAGATGGACGACCTGCTGTTCGCCTGGAAGGTGGCCAAGTTCGTCAAGTCCAACGCCATCGTGTTCGTGGGCGGCGGCATGACGCTGGGCATGGGCGCCGGCCAGATGAGCCGCGTCGACTCCGCCCGCATCGCCTCGATCAAGGCCGAGAACGCCGGCCTGTCGCTCAAGGGTTCGGCCGTGGCCTCCGATGCCTTCTTCCCGTTCCGCGACGGCCTGGACGTGGTCGTGGACGCGGGCGCGAGCTGCGTCATCCAGCCCGGCGGCAGCATGCGGGACGCGGAGGTCATCGCGGCGGCCGACGAACGCGGCATCGCGATGGTGCTCACGGGCACCCGCCACTTCCGCCACTAG
- a CDS encoding helix-turn-helix domain-containing protein has translation MKEHTLEECVRHTLDRYFKDLEGETTSGIWDMVLTAVERPMLEVVLEKADRNQSRAAEMLGINRNTLRKKLDHYQIKL, from the coding sequence ATGAAAGAACATACGCTTGAAGAGTGCGTACGCCACACCCTGGACCGCTACTTCAAGGATCTCGAAGGCGAGACGACCAGCGGCATCTGGGACATGGTGCTGACGGCCGTCGAGCGCCCCATGCTGGAGGTCGTGCTGGAGAAGGCCGACCGCAACCAATCGCGCGCCGCCGAGATGCTGGGCATCAACCGCAATACCCTGCGCAAGAAGCTCGACCACTATCAGATCAAGCTCTGA
- the tolQ gene encoding protein TolQ — MNVNQDMSILSLITQASFTVQCVMAILAIVSLMSWTYIFRKHFAIKRAKQQTERFEADFWSGGDLNMLHQAVTTRRGEQGALARIFEAGMAEFVKGRQSKLSDVNTLLDGSRRAMRAAYQREMDSLESHLAFLASTGSVSPYVGLFGTVWGIMHAFRGLANVEQATLASVAPGIAEALVATAIGLFAAIPAVVAYNRFSHDIDRLSIRFDSFIDEFLNILQRQVR, encoded by the coding sequence ATGAACGTCAACCAGGATATGTCCATCCTGTCCCTGATCACCCAGGCAAGCTTTACCGTCCAGTGCGTGATGGCCATCCTTGCCATCGTGTCGCTGATGTCCTGGACCTACATCTTCCGCAAGCACTTCGCCATCAAGCGCGCCAAGCAGCAGACCGAGCGCTTCGAGGCCGACTTCTGGTCCGGCGGCGACCTGAACATGCTGCACCAGGCGGTCACCACGCGGCGCGGCGAACAAGGCGCGCTGGCGCGCATCTTCGAGGCCGGCATGGCCGAATTCGTCAAGGGCCGCCAGAGCAAGCTGAGCGACGTCAACACGCTGCTGGACGGCTCCCGCCGCGCGATGCGGGCCGCCTACCAGCGCGAGATGGACTCGCTCGAATCCCACCTCGCCTTCCTGGCCTCCACCGGCTCCGTCAGCCCCTACGTCGGCCTGTTCGGCACGGTCTGGGGCATCATGCACGCCTTCCGCGGCCTGGCCAACGTCGAACAGGCCACGCTGGCCAGCGTCGCGCCCGGCATCGCCGAAGCGCTGGTGGCCACGGCCATCGGCCTGTTCGCCGCCATTCCCGCGGTGGTCGCCTACAACCGGTTCTCGCACGACATCGACCGGCTGTCCATCCGCTTCGACAGCTTCATCGACGAGTTCCTGAACATCCTGCAACGACAGGTGCGCTGA
- a CDS encoding glutathione S-transferase family protein, which produces MLRIWGRRNSFNVQKVLWFANELGLAYEHIPAGGEHGLIDTPEFRALNPHGRVPVIDDDGAVVWESHTILRYLAARHGAPDFWPADPAARSQAERWMDWAHTSLQPAFLTGVFWGYYRTPEPLRDPDRIRARVEECAGYFRLLDARLANQPFLGGEQLTLADIPAGTALYRYFGLDIARPDVPHVRAWYQRLQQRAPYREHVMVPFGELYGRLDY; this is translated from the coding sequence ATGCTCAGGATCTGGGGACGGCGCAACTCGTTCAATGTGCAGAAGGTGCTCTGGTTCGCGAACGAACTGGGGCTGGCCTACGAACACATCCCCGCCGGCGGCGAGCATGGCCTGATCGACACGCCGGAATTCCGCGCGCTGAACCCCCACGGCAGGGTGCCGGTCATCGACGACGACGGCGCCGTGGTCTGGGAATCCCACACCATTCTGCGCTACCTGGCGGCCCGCCATGGCGCACCGGACTTCTGGCCGGCCGACCCGGCCGCCCGCTCGCAGGCCGAACGCTGGATGGACTGGGCCCACACCTCGCTGCAACCCGCCTTCCTGACCGGCGTGTTCTGGGGCTACTACCGGACGCCCGAGCCCTTGCGCGACCCCGACCGGATCCGCGCCCGCGTCGAGGAATGCGCCGGCTATTTCCGCCTGCTGGATGCGCGGCTGGCGAACCAGCCCTTTCTGGGCGGCGAGCAACTGACCCTGGCCGACATTCCCGCCGGCACGGCGCTGTACCGCTATTTCGGCCTGGACATCGCCCGGCCCGACGTACCCCACGTCAGGGCCTGGTACCAGCGGCTGCAGCAGCGCGCGCCCTATCGCGAGCACGTCATGGTGCCCTTCGGCGAACTGTACGGACGGCTGGACTACTAA
- the ybgC gene encoding tol-pal system-associated acyl-CoA thioesterase, producing MLQPASEDFRFPIRVYYEDTDAGGVVYYANYLKFFERARTEWLRALGVEQRALADLTGCIFVVRGIDTQYRRPAALDDSLTIRSQVSRLGKASIDFLQFCERGDELLATGKVQVGCVDRATLRPRALPPDLVRALAPLAAEPATD from the coding sequence GTGCTCCAACCCGCCAGTGAAGATTTCCGGTTTCCGATCCGGGTCTACTACGAAGATACCGACGCCGGCGGCGTGGTCTACTACGCCAACTACCTCAAGTTCTTCGAACGCGCCCGCACCGAGTGGCTGCGCGCGCTGGGCGTCGAACAGCGGGCGCTGGCGGACCTGACCGGCTGCATCTTCGTCGTGCGCGGCATCGACACCCAGTATCGGCGGCCCGCCGCCCTGGACGACAGCCTGACGATACGCAGCCAGGTCTCCCGCCTGGGCAAGGCCTCCATCGATTTCCTGCAGTTTTGCGAGCGCGGCGATGAACTGCTCGCGACCGGCAAGGTCCAGGTAGGATGCGTCGATCGCGCGACGCTGCGGCCGCGCGCGCTGCCGCCCGATCTCGTCCGGGCGCTCGCGCCGCTCGCGGCGGAACCCGCAACCGATTAA
- the tolA gene encoding cell envelope integrity protein TolA, with protein sequence MAPNDRSNRPLRRPPEPGKWKSFGLAVLMHVLLAAALIFSLDWNRRSPGPVQAELWTALPAPNQPEPPTPTPEPQPEPIKPPPPPPPPPEPKVTQEKPDIAIEQEKKRREAERREAEEREAERKRELQKLEEKKLADKRAQEKKEAEQREADKKKADQLAADKAAAEKKAAADKAAADKKAAADKKAQAERDRKLREAFRNDTARAAGLEGGREGGTANRNQAGGGGGDPGYADLVRACIKPGVIYSASGSSSGGNPTAVFRVQLLPTGDQAGAPRLVRSSGVPAFDRAVETGIRRCDPFPRPSSGRYESNIEVQYRMFD encoded by the coding sequence ATGGCGCCCAACGACCGATCCAACCGACCTCTCCGACGACCGCCGGAACCCGGCAAGTGGAAATCCTTCGGCCTGGCGGTGCTGATGCACGTGCTGCTGGCCGCCGCCCTGATCTTCAGCCTGGACTGGAACCGGCGCTCGCCGGGGCCGGTCCAGGCCGAACTGTGGACGGCGCTGCCCGCGCCCAACCAGCCCGAGCCGCCCACCCCCACGCCCGAACCGCAACCCGAGCCGATCAAGCCGCCCCCGCCACCGCCTCCGCCGCCTGAACCCAAGGTGACGCAGGAGAAGCCCGACATCGCCATCGAGCAGGAAAAGAAGCGCCGCGAGGCTGAACGGCGCGAAGCCGAGGAGCGCGAGGCCGAGCGCAAGCGCGAACTGCAAAAGCTGGAAGAGAAGAAGCTGGCCGACAAGCGCGCGCAAGAAAAGAAGGAAGCCGAACAGCGCGAAGCCGACAAGAAAAAGGCCGACCAATTGGCCGCCGACAAGGCCGCCGCCGAGAAGAAAGCCGCGGCCGACAAGGCTGCCGCAGACAAGAAGGCCGCTGCCGACAAGAAGGCCCAGGCCGAGCGCGACCGCAAGCTGCGCGAAGCCTTCCGCAACGACACCGCCCGCGCGGCTGGCCTGGAAGGCGGCCGCGAGGGCGGCACCGCCAACCGCAACCAGGCGGGCGGCGGCGGGGGCGACCCCGGCTATGCGGACCTGGTGCGCGCTTGCATCAAACCCGGAGTCATTTATAGTGCAAGTGGCAGTTCCTCCGGCGGGAACCCCACAGCCGTGTTCCGGGTCCAGTTGCTACCCACCGGGGACCAGGCGGGCGCGCCGCGCCTCGTCCGCTCCTCCGGCGTCCCGGCTTTCGATCGCGCGGTCGAGACCGGTATCCGGCGTTGCGACCCCTTCCCGCGGCCGTCTTCCGGCCGGTACGAGTCCAACATAGAAGTTCAATATCGGATGTTCGACTGA
- the ybgF gene encoding tol-pal system protein YbgF produces MTLRTSRLRLLAATACIGASLTGFSAHAALFSDDEARQAIIDLRKEVRERSDQQGRKLTDDLAQSQRSQLQLASQIEQLQQEIARLRGQIEILTKQVADTQQAQKDIYLDLDTRLKRLEPQTASIDGQQATVGADEKRAYDAAIDLFRNGNYADAIPALSNFVRQYPQSPYAPAAQFYVGSSHYALKDYKAAITQQQALVKNFPSNVRAPDALLVIAGSQVELNDRRGARTTLERIVRDYPGVPAAQTAKDRLELLK; encoded by the coding sequence ATGACGCTCCGCACTTCCCGCCTCCGGCTGCTGGCCGCCACCGCCTGCATCGGCGCCAGCTTGACGGGTTTCTCGGCCCACGCGGCCCTGTTCTCCGACGACGAGGCGCGCCAGGCCATCATCGACCTGCGCAAGGAAGTGCGCGAGCGGTCCGACCAGCAAGGCCGCAAACTGACCGACGACCTGGCCCAGAGCCAGCGCAGCCAGTTGCAGCTTGCCTCGCAGATCGAGCAGTTGCAGCAGGAAATCGCCCGCCTGCGCGGTCAGATCGAAATTCTGACCAAGCAGGTGGCCGACACCCAGCAAGCCCAGAAAGACATCTACCTGGACCTCGACACGCGCCTCAAGCGCCTCGAACCCCAGACGGCCTCGATAGACGGCCAGCAGGCCACCGTGGGCGCCGACGAGAAGCGCGCCTATGACGCCGCCATCGACCTGTTCCGCAACGGCAACTACGCCGACGCCATCCCCGCCCTGTCGAACTTCGTCCGCCAGTACCCCCAGAGCCCGTACGCGCCCGCCGCGCAGTTCTATGTCGGCAGCAGCCACTACGCGCTCAAGGACTACAAGGCGGCCATCACGCAGCAGCAGGCGCTGGTCAAGAACTTTCCCTCCAACGTCCGCGCGCCCGACGCGCTGCTGGTCATCGCCGGCAGCCAGGTCGAACTGAACGACAGGCGCGGTGCGCGCACCACGCTCGAACGCATCGTACGCGACTATCCCGGCGTGCCCGCCGCGCAGACCGCGAAGGATCGTCTCGAACTGCTGAAGTGA
- the tolB gene encoding Tol-Pal system beta propeller repeat protein TolB encodes MTFANPAFPPSSALSGSARLRDLGSRLGRRLLQCAAALAATAFALGAAPARAQLTVQISGAGANQYPVAIANFESADPQGKAIAEIIRADLNRTGLFRIIDAGDTPLSDSAVIGFAAWKTRGADALAVGSVQRTSDGRYDVRYRLVDTVKQAQIDGVAFASGANEMRRTAHQIADRIYEKLTGDRGIFATRIAYVLKRDNIYELQIADADGQNAQTALRSREPIISPSWSPDGTRLAYVSFESRKPVVYVHTITTGQRIPVANFKGNNSAPAWAPDGNRLAVVLTRDGLSQLYMLNADGSGLRRLTQSPGIDTEPTFTPDGRGILFTSDRGGSPQIYRLNVDNNQVERVTFKGTYNISPQLSPDGKTLLYVTRRAGFQIASLDLATGNELVLTNGGRDESPSFAPNGKMILYATSQSGRGVLAAVSSDGRVTQTLSVLNGDVREPTWGPFLNN; translated from the coding sequence ATGACATTTGCAAATCCCGCTTTCCCCCCCTCGTCCGCCCTGTCCGGCAGCGCTCGCCTGCGTGACCTCGGCAGCCGGCTAGGACGGCGGCTCCTGCAATGCGCCGCGGCGCTGGCCGCGACGGCCTTCGCCCTGGGCGCCGCCCCGGCCCGCGCCCAGCTCACCGTCCAGATCTCGGGCGCCGGCGCCAACCAGTATCCGGTGGCCATCGCCAACTTCGAGTCGGCCGATCCGCAGGGCAAGGCGATCGCGGAAATCATCCGCGCCGACCTGAACCGCACCGGCCTGTTCCGCATCATCGATGCCGGCGACACCCCGCTGTCGGACTCGGCCGTCATCGGCTTTGCCGCCTGGAAGACCCGCGGCGCCGACGCGCTGGCCGTGGGCAGCGTGCAACGCACCAGCGACGGCCGCTACGACGTTCGCTATCGCCTGGTCGACACGGTCAAGCAGGCCCAGATCGACGGCGTGGCCTTCGCCTCGGGCGCCAATGAAATGCGTCGCACCGCGCACCAGATCGCCGACCGCATCTACGAGAAGCTGACCGGTGATCGTGGCATTTTCGCAACACGCATCGCCTACGTGCTCAAGCGCGACAACATCTACGAATTGCAGATCGCCGACGCCGACGGCCAGAACGCCCAAACGGCCCTGCGCTCGCGCGAGCCCATCATCTCGCCCTCCTGGTCGCCCGACGGCACCCGCCTGGCCTATGTAAGCTTCGAATCGCGCAAGCCTGTTGTGTATGTGCACACTATCACCACGGGCCAACGGATACCGGTTGCCAATTTCAAGGGCAATAACAGCGCCCCGGCGTGGGCGCCCGATGGCAACCGCCTGGCGGTCGTTTTGACCCGCGACGGCCTGTCCCAGCTGTACATGCTGAACGCCGACGGCTCGGGCCTGCGCCGGCTGACCCAGTCTCCCGGCATCGATACGGAACCCACTTTCACGCCCGATGGCCGCGGCATTCTGTTCACCAGCGACCGTGGCGGCAGCCCGCAGATCTACCGGCTGAACGTGGACAACAATCAAGTCGAGCGCGTCACGTTCAAAGGGACTTACAATATTTCTCCCCAGTTGTCGCCTGATGGCAAAACCTTGCTGTACGTCACCCGCCGCGCCGGCTTCCAGATAGCTTCCCTAGACCTCGCCACCGGTAATGAGCTCGTCCTCACCAACGGCGGCCGGGACGAATCCCCCAGCTTTGCCCCCAACGGAAAGATGATTCTTTATGCAACATCGCAGTCCGGCCGCGGTGTGCTGGCTGCGGTTTCGAGCGACGGTCGCGTTACCCAGACTCTGTCGGTGCTCAACGGTGACGTACGCGAACCCACCTGGGGGCCTTTCCTGAACAATTGA
- the tolR gene encoding protein TolR — translation MPSNRSSNRGGRGGRRSMNEINVVPYIDVMLVLLVIFMVTAPMMSPGLIDLPTVGKASQVPVKPLEIILAADGNVTIRDRERGDSTPHAVPRNDLARLARERQSEHPDQPVVISADRKAQYESVLKVMDDLQRQGVKRVGLLVKQQGS, via the coding sequence ATGCCCTCGAACCGCTCCAGCAACCGCGGCGGCCGAGGTGGGCGCCGCTCCATGAACGAGATCAACGTCGTCCCGTACATCGACGTCATGCTGGTGCTGCTGGTGATCTTCATGGTTACCGCGCCCATGATGTCGCCGGGCCTGATCGACCTGCCCACGGTGGGCAAGGCCTCGCAGGTACCGGTCAAGCCGCTCGAGATCATCCTGGCCGCCGACGGCAATGTCACCATCCGCGACCGCGAGCGCGGCGACAGCACGCCGCATGCCGTCCCGCGCAACGACCTCGCCCGCCTCGCGCGCGAACGCCAGTCCGAACATCCCGACCAGCCCGTCGTCATCTCCGCCGACCGCAAGGCGCAATACGAGTCCGTGCTGAAAGTCATGGACGACCTGCAGCGCCAGGGCGTCAAGCGGGTCGGCCTGCTGGTCAAGCAACAAGGCTCCTGA
- the ruvB gene encoding Holliday junction branch migration DNA helicase RuvB encodes MAIQPDKLSIRDDAPDMRVISPRASSPNEEAIERALRPKALDEYVGQRRIREQLEIFIAAARKRQESLDHVLLFGPPGLGKTTLAHIVAREMGVQLRQTSGPVLERPGDLAALLTNLERNDVLFIDEIHRLSPVVEEILYPALEDFQIDILIGEGPAARSVKLDLQPFTLVGATTRAGMLTNPLRDRFGIIARLEFYTADELSSIVTRSAGLLNAAIAEDGAREIARRSRGTPRIANRLLRRVRDYAEVKAGGRITGEVAHAALSMLDVDPAGLDIMDRKLLEAIVYKFDGGPVGLDSLSAAIGEERDTIEDVIEPYLIQHGYVQRTPRGRIATQGTYRHLGLTPPTQTGGDLFSS; translated from the coding sequence ATGGCGATCCAGCCCGACAAGCTTTCCATCCGAGACGACGCCCCCGACATGCGGGTGATCTCTCCACGCGCCTCGTCCCCCAACGAAGAGGCCATCGAACGCGCGCTGCGCCCCAAGGCGCTCGACGAATACGTCGGCCAGCGCCGCATCCGCGAACAGCTCGAGATCTTCATCGCCGCCGCGCGCAAGCGCCAGGAATCGCTGGACCACGTCCTGCTGTTCGGCCCGCCGGGCCTGGGCAAGACCACGCTGGCCCACATCGTCGCGCGCGAGATGGGCGTCCAGCTGCGCCAGACCTCCGGACCGGTGCTGGAGCGGCCGGGCGATCTCGCGGCCCTGCTGACCAATCTCGAACGCAACGACGTCCTCTTCATCGACGAGATCCACCGCCTGTCCCCGGTGGTCGAGGAAATCCTGTACCCCGCGCTGGAAGACTTCCAGATCGACATCCTGATCGGCGAAGGCCCCGCCGCCCGCAGCGTCAAGCTCGACCTGCAGCCCTTCACGCTGGTCGGCGCCACCACCCGCGCGGGCATGCTGACCAACCCGCTGCGCGACCGCTTCGGCATCATCGCGCGCCTGGAGTTCTACACCGCCGACGAGCTGTCCTCCATCGTGACCCGCAGCGCCGGCCTGCTCAACGCCGCCATCGCCGAGGACGGCGCCCGCGAGATCGCGCGCCGTTCGCGCGGCACGCCCCGCATCGCCAACCGGCTGCTGCGGCGGGTGCGCGACTACGCCGAGGTCAAGGCCGGCGGCCGCATCACCGGCGAAGTCGCCCACGCCGCCCTGTCCATGCTGGACGTCGACCCGGCCGGCCTGGACATCATGGACCGCAAGCTGCTGGAAGCCATCGTCTACAAGTTCGACGGCGGCCCCGTGGGCCTGGACAGCCTGTCCGCCGCCATCGGCGAGGAACGCGACACCATCGAGGACGTGATCGAGCCCTACCTGATCCAGCACGGCTACGTCCAACGCACCCCGCGCGGCCGCATCGCCACCCAGGGCACCTATCGCCACCTGGGCCTGACCCCGCCCACGCAAACCGGTGGCGATCTGTTTTCCAGTTGA
- the ruvC gene encoding crossover junction endodeoxyribonuclease RuvC translates to MRILGVDPGLRRTGFGVIESEGPRLRYVASGTIVVPADDDLSARLKIILDNLRQVVRDTAPDFAAVEKVFVNTNPASTLLLGQARGAALCALADTGLLVHEYTALQIKKSVVGTGRAAKTQVQSMVQHLLALDGAPAADAADALACAICHAHVSPMADRLREHGSHPAFARRGTRLRAGRLV, encoded by the coding sequence ATGCGTATTCTTGGGGTGGATCCGGGGTTGCGGCGTACGGGGTTCGGCGTGATCGAATCGGAGGGGCCGCGGCTGCGCTATGTCGCCAGCGGGACCATCGTGGTGCCCGCCGACGACGACCTGTCGGCGCGGCTCAAGATCATCCTGGACAACCTGCGGCAGGTCGTGCGCGACACCGCGCCCGATTTCGCCGCCGTCGAGAAGGTCTTCGTCAACACCAACCCCGCCTCGACGCTGCTGCTGGGCCAGGCGCGCGGCGCGGCGCTGTGCGCGCTGGCCGACACCGGACTGCTGGTGCACGAATACACTGCGCTGCAGATCAAGAAATCGGTGGTCGGCACCGGACGCGCCGCCAAGACCCAGGTGCAGTCCATGGTGCAACATTTGCTGGCGCTGGACGGCGCCCCCGCGGCCGATGCCGCCGACGCGCTGGCCTGCGCCATCTGCCATGCGCACGTCTCGCCCATGGCCGACCGCCTGCGCGAACACGGCAGCCATCCCGCCTTCGCCCGCCGCGGTACCCGGCTGCGGGCCGGAAGATTAGTATGA